From Neoarius graeffei isolate fNeoGra1 chromosome 27, fNeoGra1.pri, whole genome shotgun sequence:
CCAGATGATACAAGAGCACATCCATCTACAGGTCCAATGGGAATGAACTGTTCAAGAACACCATGaacagatcacacacacacacacacacacacacacacaaaaaaaaccacagcaaAGCATTAAATATAAGGAAATGTAAAAGCTTGTTAAATGAGAGCATTagtttattgtgcaaaataatagATTGCATGAGTCATTACATGATATGAATTCACTAAGATTGTACTGCAACAACGTAGCTACATAAATGCAAACACTAAAACGCACAATATGCATTCTGTACTCTTGAAGAAATTCACGGCTTGTCACAAAGTAACGCTGTTATTTGGAGCCATAAAGCTGTACAACAGAGTCAAAGAAATATGGACAAATATTTTCACATGCCTTTGTTTGTCAGTTTGCTTCCATTTAAACTGAAACTCATGACCAATTTCTAATTTAACATTTCCACCAGAAAGCCAGCACGGCACAAAGGTACACATTtaaaaacttttgcttctttatatatatacactaccattcaaaagtttggggtcactttgaaatgtccttatttttgaaagaaaagcactgttcttttcaatgaagatcactttaaactaatcagaaatccattctatacattgctaatgtggtaaatgactattctagctaaattctactaaatgtctggtttttggtgcaatatctccataggtgtatagaggcccatttccagcaactctcactccagtgttctaatggtacaatgtgtttgctcattgcctcagaaggctaatggatgattagaaaacccttgtacaatcatgttagcacagctgaaaacagtttagctctttagagaagctataaaactgaccttcctttgagcagattgagtttctggagcatcacatttgtggggtcgattaaatgctcaaaatggccagaaaaatgtctcgactatattttctattcattttacaacttatggtggtaaataaaagtgtgacttttcatggaaaacacaaaattgtctgggtgaccccaaacttttgaacggtggtaTAACGTGGCTCAATAAAGTGTCAAGAAAAAGAAATATCTACTAAAAATATTAAATTATTGGCAAGTACACAATAATTTAAATCTCATGCTTATTAAGCTCAATAACACATTCCAGATTTACACACTTAGACAAATTGCTTTATTCTAAAAGAAATGCATTTTTGTGTCTCTGCAAGTGACCATGTTTGTGAAAATGTTGAAATGAGCGATCAAGACAGCTATCCTCCAGGTGGTTTCTCAGATGCACTTTAGCAGGTAAGAATTGCAGTAGGAGCCTTGGCTACATTCACACAGCTGCCCAAAGCGGGGACCAAACCTCATTACACAGCGGGAGCCAActgcacactgagagagagaaaaaaaaaatcacatctccAATTCTTTATTACTACACTCACATATTATTCCTGAAAATGGTTGCTTTGAAATAGAcacaaaataatttttaaaagcaAGCTCAAAGTTATTTAAATCAACTGTAGTACACTTAAGTGgggattagaagaagaagaagacttaccACTGGAATGGTGCGTTTCTCTGTCGATGTAAATCTGCTCTGAAGCCTTGACAAAAGATCCTCCATCACTTCAACCTATGCAAATACGAAAACACCCCTGCACTTTATTCCCTTTGCAGTACATTCACCTACTGTACCCAATGTATTAAACGAGCAGTGTCCGAGTAAACTAAAAAACATCAGTACTAAACATTACTAAAGTAATTTGTATGACTGTATTCCAATCTCTTCAAGTTTGTGAGAATAAGTAACATATAATGCTTATTAATCTGTATTTGCAGTATAAAAGGCAGACTCCTATATCTATAAACCACTACAAACATGATCCTGAAGATCAATTTATAagctcctgaataaataaatattaccaTCTCCTTGTCCAGGTTTACATCAGAGGTCTGTAAATCCTCTGCAGATATCTCAGGTGAGTGTTGTCCATTGCACATGATGAAAGGTAGCGTGATAAGCAGCACTCTGATCACAATCCTTGAGCTCTCCATAGTCTTGAGACAGTGTCTCGATCACGCAGCAGGACTGAAGACTGAGGAACCTGGACGGCAGTTTCACTCTTACTAGCTCTATAATCAGACATGTCCTGCCCTCTAGGGTGAGCAATCAACCCAGACGCTCCACCCCTCAGGTTTGTTTAATAagtaaaactgatttttttttaataatcccctgtgcaatacttcgtaTATGTCACAGATTtgtaggggacacacacacaaaaaaggaaTTAAGAACAAAATGACCACAATAAACACTGTGTGAAAAAACTTACACAACTGTAGTTGAATAAAACATGGTATCACAACAAtaattgtgaaataaaatattgctcaccaggggcggcacggtggtgtagtggttagcgctgtcgcctcacagcaagaaggtcctgggttcgagccccggggccggcgagggcctttctgtgtggagtttgcatgttctccccatgtctgcgtgggtttcctccgggtgctccggtttcccccaaagacgtgcaggttaggttaactggtgactctaaattgaccgtaggtgtgagtgtgaatggttgtttgtgtctatgtgtcagccctgtgatgacctggcgacttgtccagggtgtaccctgcctttcgcccgtagtcagctgggataggctccagcttgcctgcgaccctgtagaaggataaagcggcttgagataatgagatgagatgagatattgttcaCCGAGGATTTAAAATCAATACATTTTTTATCAGTTTAAAAGTCTTCATAATACTTAGTTATAACTGAATATTTTATACTACAGTATGTGTTTGTAAGCAGGAAATAatataggattaaaaaaaaaaaatcctgatagcatcctgagctcgggttacaGTCTATGTGGAGGTTTGCATGTTTCTTGCAATTTTCTCACAGTTTAGTCATAGCaaatttgggcggcatggtggtgcagtgcttagcaagaaggttctgggttcaaacctcatggtttacaggggcctttgtgtgtggagtttgtatggtgtctgcatggggttcctctgggtgttccggtttcctcccacggtttaaagacatgcagattaggtaaaataccaagccactggggttgcacaaaccaGTGGATACTTAGTGCTGATACCAAGCTTGGATAGACTGGGGAAGGTGTGGTGTGGTGACCTttaacgggagcagccgaaagaaggagTCACAGCAAATTTGAGTTATCGCATAGAAATCTGAGAGGTTTAGGGCCATCACCTGCTTCATGTGACATGTATTTAGCCAACACATCTTTTCAACCTGCTGCTCATGTAACATTACAGATCACCAAACATGCTTGGAGATCATCAAGTGCCTGTTCTGTATACATGTGATGTCTATGACTGGCTTGCGTTGATCAAAATGGGAACTTTTTCATGTATTACTACCTAATTTAGACGATGAACTCAACTCATAAAGCAGTGTTGGTGTGTTTCACAACTAGACATTAGCCAAGAGATAtgcatgttcctcttattttttTGTCCCCCACTTTGCCAAAAGAGCAAACAAACCTTTTGGAAGTTCCAATTACCCTAAACATACTATTACAAATCTCCCATCAGGCACAGCCTCCACACTCAACATCTGTGAAAATAGGTAACTAAGTCATCAATAGACTAAAGTTATGTGTAGAAAATGTGTTGCTTAATAATATTAAGCTTTCTCAGCTTAATAATTCCCACAATCTTTATGCAAAATCAGTTTTTTTAATTCTTAGAATTCAGTATCATCTGAACTAGTTAGATCTTGTCAACAGAGAGGACCTTTTCGCTTTACTTCAAACACTGGGCTGTCCTCCAAAGCTTCTTAAGCTGATCATGTCGTTCCACCAAAACATGAAAGGCACGGTCCAGCATGAAGGCAAAATGTCTGATCCCTTTCCGATTGAAAATGGAGTCAAACAGGGTTCTTGCCCCAACGCTTTTCGGAATCTTCTTCTCCCTCCTTCTCTGCCATGCCTTCCGTAAATGCGAGGAGGGTATATACACCTCCATACCAGGAGCGATGGAAACCTCTTCAATCTGGCACCTTCGGGCAAAGACAAATGTATGGCAGATCCTTATCAGGGAACTACTCTTTGCTGATGATGCAGCTCTTGTAGCACATTCTGAGGATGATCTATAGTGTCTTATTAACCGCTTCGCACTTGCTTGCCAAGAGTTTGGCCTATCAGCCTATAAAAGATCAAAGTAATGACAGCAACATTCCAAGCATCCGCACTGATGACCACACTCTCGAGGTAGTTGAAGACTTTGCGTACCTTGGCTCTATCATCTCTGGTAAAATCTCCATGGAAGCGGAGCTTGATCAACGCATCGGCAAAGCTGCAACATCCATGGCTCACCTGGTGAAGAGAGTATGGGATAACAGCCTACTAACCTCCAATATCAAGCTGGCAGTCTATCAGGTATGTGTGCTAAGCATGCTTCTCTATGGCAGTGAAACCTGGACACTGTACTCCCGCCAGGAACGCACACTAAACTCCTTCCACCTAAGAAGCATCAGGCGCATTTTGGACATCTCTTGGAAAGATCATGTCCCAAACAAGATTGTGCTTGCTCGTGCAGGTATCCCAAGCATGTTCGCCCTTCTTTCTCAGAGACGTTTAACGTGGCTAGGACACGTCAAACATATGGACAATGGCCGTATCCCAAAAGATATTCTTTATGGAGAACTCGCATCTGGCTCTTGTCCTACAGGCAGACCCATCTTAAGATACAAAGGTGTTTGCAAGCGTGACATGCTGTCTTGCAACATCGACCCAAAGACCTGGGAGACAGTTCCAGCAGAGCATGGGAATTGGAGGGTAGCTGTAAAGCCTGATGTCTTGAGAGGTGAGGAGAAGCGTTTCCAATGCTCAGACGAAAGATGAGAGCTCAGAAGGCAGGGGCATATCCTGGCCCCTCTTGGCCAAGAATCTGTGTTTGTTTGTGATAACTGTAGCAAGGCCTGCTGATCTAAGACCAGTCTGCACAGCCATCGTAGAAGCTGTATCAAAAGTTGACAAAGCGCAGTTTCCATTGTCTTTTGAGACAGAAAGATGCCAACAACAATAATATTAAGCTTTCTCAGCTTAATAATTCCCACAATCTTTAcggaaaatactttttttttaattcttagaaTTCAGTATCATCTGAACTACCTGGCAATTTGGCCAAAATAAGATAATCAGACACAGACATGGATTTGGGTGCAATGACCGGTTAATTGATGCAAATGGCAAATCAGACAAAGACAGAATTGAAGTCATGAACAGGCATTGGTTCAAGCAGtcaacaaaatgtttaaaatagcGTTGACAAAATCAATGAACTAAACCAGCTTTTACAAAGTAGGGTATGGGGAGCATagcaagaatgtccctgattttttttttttaaacagtgctgTAAATCAAAACCCACCATTCTTAAATGTATTATACAATTGTGTTTCTATAGTTATTAGCCTGTTTGACTTGTCATTTCAattgaatgggtttaatccaaacctcagttACTCAAAAACAAGTCATGGCACCTTGGACCTAATGCATTCTGTCAGCGGAAATTTCATGATTAAAATGCCCTGAcagtaattaaaaaacaaaataatattGCACACGTTTATATAATGAGCCTAATACACGTGAATAGTTGGTTAATGTTATGGAAGAATAGTAtgttttattttacagttaaagggATCCCTGACTGAAAAAGGcttgagaatctcatctcatctcattatctctagccactttatcctgttctacagggtcgcaggcaagctggagcctatcccagctgactacgggcgaaaggcggggtacaccctggacaagtcgccaggtcatcacaggaggtTTGAGAATATCTGAATtaaacaaacagggtcaaaagccGCATACAGTTAAACTTAATAATAAAGGATTGGTACTGTCACTAGTGATTAGTTCAGAAAGATGCTTTACAATGAACAGAGGTGTGGTGTGGGCAGGGTGTGTGAAAAGTGCAGTGAGCGAGAGCAAAGTAACAGGGCATGTGACATATCAGGAGATAAGTCTTGTAGTTCATTACTTGGTCGAGGATTCTGGGAAATGGCATCTGTAGACAGAGCCAACAGGACAGTTATTTATTCCCAGTAGGGGTGGGTACTGGTACAGAAAATTCAGGTCCAGGTCCGGTCCAGAGGATCAGGTCCAGGTCCAGACCTGGGCTTGATTATAGTAGTGCAGCAGTACTAAATCATATTTTGGGGAGCTAGACACAAATACAGGTCTCTGTGAGTCCTACAAATTATGTTCAAATTGTATATTAGAATGATATGATTATTTTCAATGCACAAGCAACTAATATGCAGAAAGGAAATGGAGATGTAACAAAACATGCAACTTTTTTTATTCCAAGGTAACTTTTAAGGTCTTCTTAAGGTCTAACATATTAGGTGCAACATATTAGCAAACTGCTAAGTTCTAAAGGACGACAGAAAATGGCTCTAAAGTGGAGCTACGACAATGGAACAACCTGGGAAGGAGTTCTGCCCATTTGGAACGAGAAGGCCAGATATTCAGTGCTGATGGACAATCCTACAGACGACAGACACTTGTATCTTATTTATGAAAAGGGCGTAAATAGTTCTGTCGGCTTTGTAGCAGTCGCAAAAATTCAACTGTATAACAATTACAGTCTACGGTAAATGGCAAGAAAATTGAAAGGAGAACTGAacccagggcagcatggtggtgtagtggttagcgctgtcgcctcacagcaagaaggtcctgggttcgagccccagggccggcgagggcctttctgtgtggagtttgcatgttgtccgcgtgggtttcctccgggtgctccggtttcccccaaagacatgcaggttaggttaactggtgactctaaattgaccgtaggtgtgaatggttgtctgtgtctatgtgtcagccctgtgatgacctggcgacttgtccagggtgtaccccgccttttgcccgtagttagctgggataggctccagcttgcctgcgaccctgtagaaggataaagcggctagagataatgagatgagatgagaactgaacGCAATGTGCAAGAATGTTAGAAATAATGCCATAATTTCTGTAAAATTCTTTATAGATCATGAGCTACTAGTCTATAACGGTCAGAATATACcagacaaaacaaaataaaatggtTTGTATTGTTCTGCGGTaacaaccaagaaaaaaaaaaacattagcaaACTCCTGCTAATGACTGGCTGCTGTTCATGTGTTTTTCTTCAGAAAGATCAGGATATTTACGTTCTCTGGGTCTAGGCAAGCTCGTTCTGCTCTGACTACATCCCCTGCAGTGCTGAAGACCCTTTCACTTGCTACACTAGTTGCCTGGCCAATCAAGTACTGCCTAGCAAAGTTAGCTAACAGGGGGAGCTCGTCCATTTTAGCCTTCCAAAACAGACAGGGGTCTTCAGCTTTCGGCAGCTTAGCCATCTGCCTATACTGGATGACCTATTGGTGAACTCGGGCTGATACTGGAGTAGATGGTTGAACTTCCACAGATGTAATATCTTCATCGTCTTCATCGATGAAGATTTCTTCAAGTAAGGTCTTTGGTGCCTTGACCTCTACCTTCACCGGTACCTGCACCCGCTGGACATCTGGCTCTTGCTCTAGTTCCTTATTGATGCCGGTGTTATGGACTGTGATCTTCTCACAGTCTTTCCCAGACACCTTCATCCTTAATGGCTACCTTGAACCGCGGGTCCAGTGCCGTTGCTTCCTCAAGGAAACACAACTCCGCTTCATCCTGGTACCTTTTGTTCAGGTCTTCTAGGGCAGAAGCCTTAAGGCACTCGGTGAAGGCCTCAATCTCAAGAGTCTCTTTCGACTTCTCCTTCCTCTTCTCTTTCCTTGGAGGACAGGCCTGGTTTGAAGTGCTCCCTCAGCATTTGCAACTTTAGCAACACCATGCCAGCTGTTGCCTTCTTTTCGCTAGACATTGCCTGGGTCATCTTTTGCAAAAGTCCAGCTaccttctgttagggttttgctgggattcgaacctggttcactggtgtgataatccagcaaacccccactaggatgactcaaatgcagaggcatgaggcagaagtagaaaaagtatcaaaaggtttatttacaatatttacactatttaggcggcatggtggtgtagtggttagcgctgtcgcctcacagcaagaaggtcctgggttcgagccccggggccggcgagggcctttctgtgtggagtttgcatgttctccccgtgtccgcgtgggtttcctccgggtgctccggtttcccccacagtccaaagacatgcaggttaggttaactggtgactctaaattgaccgtaggtgtgaatgtgagtgtgaatggttgtctgtgtctatgtgtcagccctgtgatgacctggcgacttgtccagggtgtaccccgcctttcgcccgtagtcagctgggataggctccagcttgcctgcgaccctgtagaaggataaagcggctagagataatgagatgagatttacactatttacaatccaaggcaaaaacaaaagtataatccaaacgctcagaagataaccaaaaaacaaaagttcaaagaaacaaagagccaaaaaaacagaaaagaagaggcaaaaatacaaacgctcagaggatccaaaatggtaaacacaaagtccaaaaagtccaaaagaaagcaaagtacaaaaaccacaaagacacgggcgaggaaattggaacagaggtaactggagctaaacataacagcacaaagactccgtgacaagaggactgaactcaggggtataaatacacaaactaattaaggacagggcggggcaggaaacaggcaataagacaaaaacaaaacacagaacacagtggtgatctctagaggcccaaaacaaacatggccagaaaaggaaataacagtggcctctagaggccaaaacagtcccagtcctaacaccttCAGGTATGCATCAAGCTTTCCAACTGTTGTGGTTTCCACCTGCTTCACTTGTACGTGAGTacaagtgtgtgcatgtgtcagaTCACTACTCTTGATCGATATAATTTTTCAGGTTCGCGCTTTGTCTCAAAACTAACTATACTCGCCTCGCCGTCTGTTGAGTCATCCTTTAAGTGTTTCTAGATATGATTCACAGCGAATGTCTTCAAAAGAGAGTAACCACGGATAGCTAAATCTGCTCTGTTTTGTTATTTTCTTAGACCAGTAACATTGTTATGTGACCGCCTGCTGGTAGCCTGGTACTGTGAATTTTCTACTCGGTCCAACAACCGGTCCACTGATTTTTTTCCAGACCGGTTTTTTTGGACCGGTCCAGCAAGAAATACTGGTTTTGTACCGGTACACGGTACTGGTACCCAGCCCTAATTCCCAACATTAAAATTCAAATCCACGTGATTGTGCCGAGGTCCTGGCTTACACTTCTCTCAAGAACAATGTCCTTAAAATGAcattagttcatttatttattctttaGTGAGCACTTTATTCTCATCAGGGTTCCAGTGGTTTAAGAGACTATTACAGGAACACTGGACACAAGACAGGAATACACACaagacactcattcacacctataagcAATCTAGAGCAGAATTCAGTTACcaacatgtttttgggaggtcagAGAAACTGTAG
This genomic window contains:
- the cartl gene encoding cocaine- and amphetamine-regulated transcript-like, with the translated sequence MESSRIVIRVLLITLPFIMCNGQHSPEISAEDLQTSDVNLDKEMVEVMEDLLSRLQSRFTSTEKRTIPVCAVGSRCVMRFGPRFGQLCECSQGSYCNSYLLKCI